One region of Lytechinus pictus isolate F3 Inbred chromosome 8, Lp3.0, whole genome shotgun sequence genomic DNA includes:
- the LOC129266355 gene encoding uncharacterized protein LOC129266355, whose translation MPASRNVGTAGTIDTEILNMEFPRFTKISEICECGRCGRNKDYNRKRRPAGADRPCELSHYQQTFTSYPDAQRQLPLIPPPTPRDPHPPRMVFDTTQRHDFIPRGEVTKPEKIKPVENYQPTKEPLDGETVYKVTYPGHTQFPQISQARPPSKGYRERSAKFDQRTTNKEEFRAWAAKPSVAFGELPSFAGSILYPGDMTNLQSMTQQDFVERPINKSEMIRTGVGSNIQVREGKFDHNTIHKLTYKDVGPGHKSKNARPSNQYPSAARRAKFDGVTQTRKDYPGYQSQPLPPKPCTPPPATIRLSMDSKIDFVTENTQEFQGHDVLVNPKPATMKKDSDTYNPPSIKFATDSSHKVDYRPIEDKSAYLQPNRRPHTQGGPRSAKFYDQTTNNRFFRNWGAKPRIRYGDFHEAKIYVKPRGKMEVESWNSQTYKDIPLDEPTPSFKPHDEPVQRMGKQDFTTIHKATYKGQRPQMCKARLYILQQEMKRRKALKERQVKEGANGNTGLQAVGRTALAGTV comes from the exons ATGCCTGCTTCGAGAAATGTAGGAACTGCGGGGACAATTGACACTGAAATTCTTAACATGGAATTCCCAAGATTTACAAAGATTAGTGAGATCTGCGAATGCGG ACGGTGTGGGCGCAACAAAGACTACAATCGAAAACGGCGACCTGCCGGGGCGGACCGCCCTTGTGAACTCAGTCATTACCAACAGACCTTCACTTCCTATCCCGATGCACAAAGGCAGTTGCCCCTTATACCTCCCCCGACGCCCCGGGACCCCCACCCCCCACGGATGGTGTTTGACACCACGCAAAGACACGACTTCATACCGCGGGGAGAGGTGACGAAACCTGAGAAAATAAAACCg GTTGAAAATTACCAACCAACCAAAGAACCACTTGACGGCGAAACAGTTTACAAGGTAACATACCCTGGCCATACACAGTTCCCACAAATCAGCCAAGCACGGCCACCGAGTAAGGGCTATCGGGAAAGATCGGCAAAGTTCGACCAACGAACGACGAATAAGGAAGAGTTCCGAGCGTGGGCGGCCAAGCCTTCGGTTGCTTTCGGCGAACTACCATCGTTTGCAG GTTCCATCTTGTACCCCGGCGACATGACAAATCTCCAATCTATGACCCAACAAGACTTCGTAGAAAGACCTATTAATAAATCTGAAATGATCCGAACCGGTGTCGGGAGTAACATTCAAGTGAGAGAAG GAAAATTCGACCACAACACCATCCACAAACTGACCTACAAGGACGTGGGTCCGGGCCACAAATCAAAGAATGCCCGACCTAGCAATCAGTATCCCTCCGCAGCAAGGAGGGCCAAGTTCGATGGGGTGACGCAGACGAGGAAAGATTATCCCGGGTACCAGAGCCAACCCTTACCGCCGAAACCCTGCACGCCGCCTCCCGCGACCATCAGACTTAGTATGGACTCAAA AATTGATTTCGTGACGGAGAATACTCAAGAATTCCAGGGCCATGATGTTCTTGTGAACCCCAAGCCTGCGACAATGAAGAAAGATTCAGATACCTACAACCCACCATCCATCAAGTTTGCAACGGATTCCAGTCATAAg GTGGATTATCGCCCGATTGAAGACAAGTCCGCGTACCTTCAACCCAACCGTCGGCCTCACACCCAAGGTGGCCCCCGCTCCGCCAAGTTCTACGACCAGACAACGAACAATCGCTTCTTCCGCAACTGGGGCGCAAAACCCCGCATACGCTACGGCGACTTCCACGAAGCGAAGATATACGTCAAACCCCGAGGGAAAATGGAAGTGGAGAGCTGGAATAGTCAGACGTACAAGGATATTCCGCTTGATGAACCGACGCCAAGCTTCAAACCTCACGATGAGCCTGTACAGAGAATGGGAAAACAGGACTTTACGACCATTCATAAGGCGACTTACAAAGGACAACGTCCGCAGATGTGCAAGGCGCGGTTGTATATTCTTCAACAGGAAATGAAACGGCGAAAGGCATTAAAAGAGAGACAAGTGAAAGAAGGAGCAAATGGAAATACTGGATTACAAGCTGTTGGAAGAACTGCTCTAGCCGGTACTGTTTGA
- the LOC129266357 gene encoding peroxisomal biogenesis factor 19-like — protein MAAADSEKVEGTMTSPAEEKPSKESLSQVVDSESKDDVDLDQLLDSALSDFDKPLQPASLEEPDVAKSSPGLNILTTSKEQGGEKKTESDGAKKAEKQTKEGPQLPPSQDALFEALFNDSPAGQQSAAEFENVLSGLMAELGQGFGGDPQMASEMQKMFETMAAGAGAMPNPAGAPSGTPAPAARDTSDSNTTQNPEDVTSTLADTLNRLAQNAKDLQDGQVPDEELLRSFGGMNLEGGNAELLPMVQTMMQSLLSKDILYPSLKEVVDKYQGWLDEKEPTLNSEDHQRYSEQHRLMSQLCVEYEAEQDTDSSSVKQERMARIMDLIQKMESLGQPPAEIVGDMNVGMPFDENGLPRIPGLPQGDQCSIM, from the exons ATGGCAGCAGCTGATAGTGAGAAAGTGGAAGGAACGATGACCAGTCCGGCTGAAGAAAAACCCTCAAAGGAATCATTAAGTCAGGTGGTGGACAGTGAAAGTAAAGATGACGTAGATCTCGATCAGTTATTGGACA GTGCCTTGAGTGATTTTGACAAACCATTGCAACCAGCTTCCTTAGAAGAACCAGATGTTGCTAAATCAAGTCCAGGGCTTAATATTCTAACTACATCCAAAGAACAGGGCGGTGAAAAGAAGACGGAAAGTGATGGAGCAAAGAAGGCAGAGAAACAGACAAAAGAG GGACCCCAACTTCCACCAAGCCAAGATGCGCTCTTTGAAGCGCTCTTCAACGACAGTCCAGCGGGTCAGCAGTCTGCTGCGGAGTTTGAGAACGTCCTCTCGGGGCTGATGGCGGAGCTTGGTCAGGGATTTGGAGGTGATCCTCAGATGGCCTCGGAGATGCAGAAGATGTTTGAGACGATGGCTGCAGGAGCTGGTGCCATGCCTAACCCTGCAGGGGCTCCATCAGGAACTCCTGCACCTGCTG CTCGTGATACAAGTGATTCCAACACAACTCAAAACCCAGAAGATGTGACTTCAACTCTTGCAGATACTCTTAACAGATTAGCACAGAATGCAAAGGACCTACAG gaTGGGCAAGTACCTGATGAAGAATTATTAAGATCGTTTGGAGGTATGAACCTAGAAGGAGGCAATGCTGAACTTCTACCGATGGTCCAGACTATGATGCAGAGCCTTCTCTCTAAAGATATTCTCTATCCATCATTAAAAGAAGTAGTAGATAAG TACCAAGGGTGGTTAGATGAAAAGGAACCAACGCTGAATAGTGAAGATCACCAGAGATACAGTGAGCAACATAGATTAATGTCACAGCTTTGTGTGGAGTATGAAGCAGAACAAGACACAGATAGCAGTTCAGTCAAACAGGAGAGGATGGCCAGGATAATGGACCTTATTCAAAAg ATGGAAAGCCTAGGACAGCCACCTGCTGAGATTGTTGGAGATATG AATGTTGGTATGCCCTTTGATGAGAATGGTCTACCCCGGATACCAGGATTGCCCCAGGGGGATCAGTGCAGTATTATGTAA